A genomic region of Runella rosea contains the following coding sequences:
- a CDS encoding choice-of-anchor D domain-containing protein yields the protein MKHLLLILTVLCVGFTSSYGTTFTVSNTNNSGAGSLRKAIDDANADNTATAANPHIIDAIGVTGTISVTIDPANSLFFLVITNHMTIKGSGAANLTISGNGTNRIFWVQNGTITLQDLTLANGYARGGGGAGGGMGAGGAIFMHEGKQDPTTATGVLSGSIDLRLLNVTLKNNQAIGGTGGTGGVGGGGLGGNGGTGAGGVLGNGIQAGGSVTNASGNVGFGGYIPGTNGGIAIFGPGGGPGFDGTNTIPRTPPGFGGGGSGGSGGIGGFGGGGGIGSKGGFGGGGGSSPVGSGVIGGFGGGSGSFLGSGGFGGFGGGGAEGGAGAGFGGAIFVASGKLTLQGVTFDGNTATGGSGIQDKGKGKGYGGALFIFNKADDGGTAAPGTTNDPQVVGCNVTFTSNSASDDPNSATNNDNLFGTIASASITINAPTVTQPTCTTPTGTIVVNASVAGGGTLEYSVNNGSTWQSNATFSGLAVGNYTIKVRLQASPTCEATYASNPVVLASPFTASTTTDTWTGCVSTDWAVAGNWADGTVPTAADDVVIPSAPTNQPTLSTTATAKSVEVRTGASLSISSAGSLTINNFATLGGFNNAFYNQGTVTNGGTVILGNTAPVGQIGIRNTGTFTNTGTLQIDRVTNEALINGNVFANTGTIAIGSLVSGGFNALWNQASFSNSAGGRITIDRANNSALYNTGSNFVNSATITIGASASVTGNGLTNEASFTNTTGGLIQIDQTGGRGIANTATFINAATINVGSLSTVTGNGVWVSPSGSFSNNAGGNIIINRSGQGLVNDGTFVNSASVTIGNVAFSSQDCIYNTGPFVNNATGEIRLDRAIFNGIWHLGSTIQNAGKIIVGAIAGPSSGILAYAPFTNTGEIRVDRCVNGVVSTSSFTNTGQITIGASASLGNSGVVSTGASATFVNSGAGTISIDRTGAAGLANRTGSTFTNSATITIGSTTSIGGEGIDNRGTFNNNTGGDIKIDRTGRGLLNHTATFNNSGLITIGALASVGQRGLNNFGSTAMFNNNTGGEIKIDNASAIGLYNESGTFNNTAKITIGATVSAGMASNGLTNDATFNNNTGGQITIDRVTSRGIQNNNPFSNTGEIRIGATAITAQDCIRNTNSFINHSGGKIYLDRAWGNGIWTSGNSFQNSGEITVGSIANMGVAILNTGTFSNNALGSIQLDRVTRGMTNTSTFNNAGQIKMGNNVPLRSSQGLLNGNGSGMVAAVFNNLAGGLLQIDQTPANQDGIINELLTTFTNAGTVSIGTLGSIGGHGINNAGTFSNNACAILTVFDNLNNSSTFTNAGFFTVKTAQVHTNSALTNNGIIEYPQGNPIPNVTNNDVIIAPISTCGVLTPALQIGGSNSFTVGGTWYKDASMMATAGTYSGNTFTVTDLTVGAHTLYFTVTDPANACPRTVGINVTVNPASVGGTVGAAQTICAGTSPADLTLTGNAGNVVKWQKSTDLAFTSPTDIAGTSTTLTGATIGNLTANTYFRAVVKNGVCDEVNSEAVLITVNQQEINLQGGSPLTNIPDGDNTPTAAKGTDFGSFEVIGNVIKTFTVQNTGSSPLNISSIVSNNGLFVVSGLTLPATITAGGSATFTVTFSPTATGVQNATITVNNNDCDEAVYDFAVTGNAVCPAIVINAPSLTQSTCTTPTGTIMVNATGSGTLEYSIDNGSNWQSSATFGDLAAGNYNIKVRSQAFPTCTTTYASNPVVITLKTPPSVDAGSCKFVYNGYGSNCTNLTASATGVAGGFTYSWSPGNLSGATVQVCPTVTTTYTVTVTDANGCTSTDEVTVEVIDVRCGNSNAVEKVLVCFGGKSLCVAPTAVPALLANGATLGACGITPCGTQSNARIGVESDEATRPTVLMMQVYPNPTAGLVTVDLRNVSKGLARIEVVDLIGRPLVQKTEQMNEGANQLSFDFKHLPDGLYLIRCRDSQNHEAVVKVNKL from the coding sequence ATGAAACATTTACTCCTGATCCTAACCGTTCTGTGCGTAGGGTTCACCTCCTCGTATGGAACTACTTTCACCGTCAGCAACACCAACAATAGCGGTGCGGGCTCTCTGCGCAAAGCCATTGACGATGCCAATGCTGACAACACGGCCACTGCGGCCAATCCGCATATCATAGATGCCATTGGCGTGACGGGCACCATCTCTGTGACCATCGACCCCGCCAATAGCCTATTCTTCTTGGTGATCACCAACCACATGACCATCAAAGGCTCGGGAGCCGCAAACCTTACCATCAGTGGCAATGGTACCAACCGCATCTTCTGGGTTCAAAACGGCACCATTACCCTCCAAGACCTCACACTCGCCAACGGCTACGCCAGAGGTGGCGGTGGCGCTGGCGGTGGTATGGGCGCTGGCGGCGCCATTTTTATGCATGAAGGTAAACAAGACCCAACTACCGCTACCGGTGTGCTGAGCGGCAGTATAGACTTACGCCTGCTCAATGTGACGCTCAAAAATAATCAAGCAATTGGCGGCACCGGCGGCACCGGTGGCGTCGGCGGTGGCGGTCTCGGCGGCAATGGTGGCACCGGTGCTGGCGGCGTCTTGGGCAATGGAATCCAGGCGGGAGGAAGTGTAACAAATGCTAGTGGAAATGTTGGATTTGGTGGATATATTCCAGGGACCAACGGCGGTATTGCAATCTTCGGCCCCGGCGGCGGCCCTGGCTTCGACGGCACAAATACCATCCCCAGAACCCCTCCGGGCTTTGGCGGCGGCGGCAGCGGCGGCAGCGGCGGCATCGGTGGCTTTGGCGGCGGTGGCGGCATCGGCAGTAAAGGTGGCTTTGGCGGCGGCGGCGGCTCAAGCCCCGTTGGCAGTGGTGTGATCGGCGGTTTCGGCGGCGGCAGTGGCAGCTTCTTGGGTTCTGGCGGCTTTGGCGGCTTCGGCGGCGGTGGCGCCGAAGGTGGTGCCGGCGCTGGCTTCGGTGGTGCAATTTTCGTTGCCAGCGGCAAGCTCACTTTGCAAGGAGTGACTTTTGATGGCAACACGGCTACTGGTGGTTCAGGCATACAAGACAAAGGTAAAGGCAAGGGTTACGGCGGTGCGCTCTTCATTTTTAATAAAGCGGACGATGGCGGTACAGCCGCTCCAGGTACAACCAATGACCCGCAAGTAGTTGGCTGCAATGTGACGTTTACCAGCAACAGCGCTTCGGATGACCCGAATAGTGCGACCAACAATGACAATTTGTTTGGGACAATTGCATCTGCATCTATAACCATCAATGCCCCTACCGTCACGCAACCCACCTGTACCACCCCTACGGGAACCATCGTGGTCAACGCCAGCGTTGCGGGTGGTGGTACGTTAGAATACAGCGTCAACAATGGCAGCACTTGGCAAAGCAATGCTACGTTCAGTGGCCTTGCCGTAGGAAATTATACCATCAAAGTACGCTTGCAGGCCAGCCCCACTTGTGAGGCTACTTACGCCAGCAATCCCGTGGTGCTTGCCTCTCCTTTTACCGCCTCCACCACTACTGATACTTGGACGGGTTGCGTCTCTACAGACTGGGCTGTGGCCGGCAACTGGGCGGATGGCACCGTTCCTACCGCCGCAGACGATGTAGTGATTCCATCTGCCCCAACTAATCAACCTACCCTCAGTACCACGGCGACGGCCAAATCGGTGGAGGTACGGACAGGAGCTTCGCTCAGTATCAGCAGCGCGGGAAGTTTAACCATCAACAATTTTGCAACCCTCGGTGGCTTCAACAATGCGTTTTATAATCAGGGGACAGTCACCAACGGCGGGACGGTGATACTGGGTAACACGGCCCCGGTGGGTCAGATTGGTATTCGCAACACTGGAACATTTACGAACACCGGCACCCTCCAGATCGACCGGGTCACCAATGAGGCCCTTATCAATGGGAATGTGTTTGCCAATACTGGCACCATTGCCATCGGGTCACTGGTCAGTGGGGGATTCAACGCCCTGTGGAATCAGGCATCATTCAGCAACTCGGCGGGGGGGCGCATCACCATTGATCGGGCCAATAACTCAGCCTTGTACAATACAGGTAGCAATTTTGTCAATTCGGCCACCATCACCATTGGGGCCTCGGCCTCGGTGACGGGCAATGGGCTGACCAACGAAGCCAGTTTCACCAACACGACGGGAGGGCTGATTCAGATTGACCAAACGGGGGGCCGGGGCATTGCCAACACAGCCACGTTCATCAATGCCGCCACTATCAACGTGGGAAGCCTGAGTACCGTTACCGGCAACGGCGTCTGGGTAAGTCCGTCGGGCAGTTTCAGCAACAACGCGGGGGGGAATATCATCATCAACCGAAGTGGTCAGGGGCTGGTCAATGATGGCACCTTTGTTAACTCGGCCTCGGTCACCATTGGCAATGTGGCCTTTTCGTCACAGGATTGCATCTACAACACCGGGCCGTTTGTCAACAATGCTACCGGCGAAATCCGTCTCGACCGGGCCATTTTTAATGGAATCTGGCACTTAGGCAGCACCATTCAGAATGCGGGCAAGATCATTGTGGGGGCCATCGCTGGCCCCAGTTCGGGTATTCTGGCTTATGCTCCTTTCACCAATACGGGCGAGATTCGGGTGGACCGCTGCGTTAATGGTGTAGTCTCGACGAGCAGCTTCACCAATACAGGGCAGATCACCATCGGCGCGTCGGCTTCATTGGGTAATTCGGGAGTTGTCAGTACGGGGGCTTCGGCCACGTTCGTCAATTCGGGGGCGGGGACCATCAGCATCGACCGCACGGGCGCGGCGGGATTAGCCAATCGAACCGGCTCCACATTCACCAACTCGGCTACCATCACCATCGGTTCAACCACAAGTATAGGAGGCGAAGGAATTGATAACAGAGGTACTTTCAATAACAATACGGGGGGAGACATTAAGATTGACCGAACTGGCCGTGGTCTTTTGAACCATACGGCAACCTTCAATAACTCGGGCCTTATCACCATTGGGGCTTTGGCGAGTGTAGGACAGCGTGGCTTAAATAACTTTGGCAGCACAGCCATGTTCAATAACAACACAGGCGGAGAAATTAAAATTGACAATGCCTCCGCCATCGGTCTATACAACGAGAGTGGCACCTTTAACAATACCGCTAAAATCACTATCGGTGCGACAGTAAGCGCAGGGATGGCCTCGAATGGCCTCACAAATGATGCCACTTTCAATAATAATACTGGTGGGCAAATTACGATTGATAGAGTAACTTCTCGAGGTATTCAAAATAACAATCCCTTTTCAAATACAGGGGAAATACGAATTGGTGCAACTGCGATAACGGCTCAGGATTGCATTAGAAATACAAACTCATTTATAAATCACTCTGGTGGTAAAATTTACCTCGATCGTGCATGGGGTAACGGCATTTGGACTTCCGGAAACAGCTTTCAAAATAGTGGTGAAATCACCGTAGGATCTATTGCCAATATGGGCGTAGCGATTTTGAATACGGGGACTTTCTCCAACAATGCTTTGGGTAGCATTCAATTAGATCGGGTAACTCGGGGCATGACCAATACGAGTACGTTTAACAATGCGGGTCAAATCAAGATGGGCAACAATGTGCCGTTAAGATCGTCGCAAGGTCTTTTGAATGGTAATGGCTCAGGTATGGTGGCAGCGGTGTTTAATAATCTGGCTGGGGGCTTGCTTCAAATAGACCAAACACCAGCTAACCAAGACGGCATTATTAACGAATTGCTGACCACCTTTACCAACGCAGGCACCGTCAGTATCGGTACGTTGGGTAGCATTGGGGGCCATGGAATAAACAATGCGGGTACATTCTCCAACAATGCCTGCGCTATCTTGACGGTATTTGATAACCTCAACAACAGCAGCACTTTTACCAACGCAGGCTTTTTTACGGTCAAAACGGCGCAAGTACATACTAACTCAGCCCTCACCAACAACGGCATCATCGAATACCCACAAGGTAATCCCATCCCCAATGTCACCAATAATGATGTGATTATAGCGCCCATCAGTACCTGTGGCGTACTGACGCCTGCCCTACAAATTGGGGGTTCTAATAGCTTTACCGTGGGCGGTACGTGGTACAAAGATGCCAGTATGATGGCTACGGCAGGTACTTACAGCGGCAATACATTTACGGTCACCGACCTGACTGTGGGCGCTCATACGCTTTATTTCACCGTGACCGACCCCGCCAATGCGTGTCCGCGAACGGTAGGGATTAATGTGACGGTCAATCCCGCCAGCGTCGGCGGAACGGTGGGTGCCGCCCAAACTATTTGTGCAGGTACATCGCCCGCTGATTTGACCCTCACGGGCAATGCGGGCAACGTGGTCAAATGGCAAAAATCAACCGATTTGGCCTTCACTTCACCGACTGACATCGCGGGTACGAGCACAACCCTCACGGGTGCCACCATCGGTAACCTAACGGCCAATACGTACTTCCGCGCTGTGGTCAAAAACGGGGTGTGTGACGAAGTTAATTCCGAAGCAGTTTTGATTACGGTCAACCAGCAGGAAATCAATCTCCAAGGAGGTTCTCCCCTCACCAATATCCCCGATGGTGACAACACGCCTACGGCGGCCAAAGGGACTGATTTTGGAAGTTTTGAGGTGATTGGTAATGTAATAAAAACATTTACCGTACAAAATACAGGTAGCTCTCCCCTCAATATCAGCAGCATTGTTTCCAACAATGGGCTGTTCGTCGTGAGCGGCTTAACGCTCCCCGCAACTATAACGGCAGGCGGTTCGGCTACTTTCACGGTTACCTTTTCGCCCACCGCAACGGGCGTCCAGAATGCCACCATCACTGTCAACAACAATGATTGCGACGAAGCGGTGTATGATTTTGCCGTAACCGGCAATGCTGTTTGCCCTGCCATTGTCATCAATGCACCTAGCCTTACGCAATCCACCTGCACCACTCCTACGGGGACCATTATGGTCAACGCCACGGGTAGCGGCACGTTGGAGTACAGCATCGACAACGGCAGCAATTGGCAAAGCAGTGCCACTTTCGGCGACCTTGCCGCTGGCAATTACAACATCAAAGTACGTTCTCAGGCTTTTCCTACGTGCACAACGACATACGCCAGCAACCCCGTGGTGATTACCCTGAAGACTCCTCCTTCGGTGGATGCGGGTAGCTGCAAATTTGTGTACAATGGCTACGGCAGCAATTGTACCAATCTAACCGCCTCGGCCACGGGTGTCGCGGGTGGATTTACGTACAGTTGGTCGCCTGGAAATCTATCGGGTGCTACGGTTCAGGTATGTCCTACGGTTACAACCACTTACACCGTTACGGTGACCGATGCCAACGGCTGTACCTCCACCGACGAGGTGACGGTAGAAGTGATTGACGTACGTTGTGGCAATTCCAATGCCGTCGAAAAAGTGCTGGTTTGTTTTGGAGGCAAGTCGCTCTGCGTAGCTCCCACGGCCGTACCTGCCCTTCTGGCCAATGGAGCCACGTTGGGAGCCTGCGGTATCACGCCTTGTGGCACCCAAAGCAACGCCCGCATCGGCGTGGAGTCTGACGAAGCAACGCGCCCAACGGTCCTGATGATGCAAGTGTATCCCAATCCGACCGCAGGTTTGGTAACGGTTGATTTGCGCAATGTCAGCAAGGGATTGGCACGGATTGAAGTGGTAGATTTGATTGGTCGGCCATTGGTGCAAAAGACCGAGCAGATGAACGAAGGAGCCAACCAACTCTCCTTTGATTTCAAGCACCTGCCCGACGGGCTATACCTGATTCGTTGCCGCGACAGCCAAAACCACGAAGCAGTCGTAAAAGTCAATAAGTTGTAA
- a CDS encoding helix-turn-helix domain-containing protein, with product MAPVFDSQVGRMSVPENVIIEKLTRIVEENLDNPTFSLDQVYKELGISRTHLHRIIKDQTQLSTTLYIRKIRLHKAKELLATTDRRIAEIADLIGIDSPQNFSKYFFEEFAVSPTEFRKQKNIPAPTSSTFTVSGPMVQGPLVHHSDKNYRYIWGGIFLAIWFVIGVYFWKSQGSSRSVNAFGVANYNELFDNSIAILPFKSDANGESLAEGVMEEIHGSLSLIQNLKVIARRSSNEFKDSQKTVRQIGAELQVAYILQGRVSEKYNKAQMALELVRTQDGTTVWTKNQEGDLKNFFNLMNEVVRELALELNLKITPELVYKLERIPTKNVEAYNEFLQGRLLMIARTQEKLAASIQKFERALALDPDFAEAYAYKAIASHLTGNMGYAEMEASGNAAEQNALKAIELDAQNATAYATLGNVYRDQFKWQQAKTSYTIALKYRPNDAQTIYWYSLLMRSMGRPDEALQYSAKAMAIDPLYPVILGGHILNCAYAGQYNLAEKSIKDGRLIFDDSFVYYMATGYYYLIRENYAQALKEFKKVQELNPNMKYFGTLIYYCEARLGNKTSSMSYLKSLKNHPQDYISKSMVYAGMGEKDSSMVYLQKAADLDVIHSDILVNPTFKIHRKDPRFEAILRKFGLMEPKSLPQ from the coding sequence ATGGCCCCAGTATTTGATTCCCAAGTTGGTCGTATGAGTGTACCAGAAAATGTAATTATTGAAAAATTGACTCGAATTGTTGAGGAAAACCTCGATAATCCTACGTTTTCATTGGACCAAGTCTATAAAGAATTGGGTATCAGCCGGACGCACCTGCACCGGATTATCAAAGACCAAACCCAACTCTCAACCACGCTGTACATCCGAAAGATAAGATTGCACAAGGCAAAAGAGCTACTGGCAACAACCGACCGGCGCATTGCCGAAATTGCAGATTTGATTGGAATAGACAGCCCCCAAAATTTTAGTAAATATTTCTTTGAAGAATTTGCGGTTAGCCCGACCGAATTCAGAAAACAAAAAAATATCCCTGCGCCAACGAGCAGCACTTTTACCGTGAGTGGGCCCATGGTTCAGGGTCCTCTGGTGCACCATTCAGACAAAAATTACAGGTACATATGGGGGGGGATTTTTCTGGCGATATGGTTTGTGATTGGGGTGTATTTTTGGAAAAGTCAGGGGAGTTCACGCTCGGTCAATGCGTTCGGCGTGGCTAATTACAACGAGCTTTTTGATAACTCCATTGCCATTTTACCCTTCAAAAGCGATGCTAACGGCGAGTCGTTGGCCGAAGGGGTAATGGAAGAAATCCACGGTTCATTGTCGCTCATCCAAAATCTTAAAGTGATTGCCCGGCGGTCTTCCAATGAATTCAAAGACAGTCAAAAGACGGTTCGGCAGATTGGAGCCGAACTTCAGGTGGCGTATATTTTGCAGGGGCGCGTCAGCGAAAAGTACAACAAGGCGCAAATGGCGCTAGAATTGGTCCGTACCCAAGATGGCACCACGGTTTGGACCAAAAATCAGGAAGGTGATTTGAAGAATTTTTTCAACCTGATGAACGAGGTTGTTCGAGAACTTGCCTTAGAACTTAACCTGAAGATTACGCCCGAATTGGTGTATAAGTTGGAACGGATTCCTACAAAAAACGTCGAGGCTTACAACGAATTTTTGCAGGGGCGCCTGCTGATGATTGCCCGTACCCAAGAAAAATTGGCGGCGAGTATCCAAAAGTTTGAACGTGCGCTAGCGCTCGACCCCGATTTTGCGGAAGCCTACGCTTACAAAGCGATTGCCAGTCATCTTACGGGAAATATGGGCTATGCCGAAATGGAGGCTAGCGGCAATGCCGCTGAACAAAACGCGCTGAAAGCCATTGAGTTGGATGCGCAAAATGCAACGGCTTACGCCACCTTGGGGAATGTTTACCGAGATCAGTTTAAGTGGCAGCAAGCCAAGACATCGTATACTATTGCCTTGAAATACCGACCCAACGACGCCCAAACCATTTATTGGTACAGCTTGTTGATGCGCTCAATGGGCCGCCCAGATGAAGCTCTCCAATACAGCGCCAAAGCCATGGCCATCGACCCGTTGTACCCCGTTATTTTGGGTGGGCATATCTTAAATTGTGCCTACGCTGGACAGTATAATTTGGCCGAAAAAAGCATCAAGGATGGGCGCTTGATTTTCGATGATTCCTTTGTGTATTACATGGCGACGGGTTACTATTATTTGATTCGTGAGAACTACGCGCAGGCACTGAAAGAATTCAAAAAAGTGCAGGAGTTGAATCCAAACATGAAATATTTCGGAACGCTCATCTACTATTGTGAGGCTCGTCTGGGCAATAAAACTTCGTCGATGTCGTACCTAAAATCGTTGAAAAATCACCCGCAGGATTATATTTCTAAGTCGATGGTGTATGCGGGTATGGGGGAGAAAGACAGCAGCATGGTTTATTTACAAAAAGCGGCCGATTTGGACGTTATTCACTCCGATATTCTGGTAAACCCAACGTTTAAAATCCACCGAAAAGACCCCCGTTTTGAGGCTATTCTTCGCAAGTTTGGCTTAATGGAACCTAAATCTCTGCCTCAATAA
- a CDS encoding HlyD family efflux transporter periplasmic adaptor subunit, with the protein MKKYSDNQLGEEMLSILSETPSWVIRTGAGVMSGIVLLFFVGTWVIKYPEVLKGNAIVTTQVPPIRVVAPMGGRMVRLLAKDEMMVKKGDVLAETENTTRLENIPTMQQLISDAQSFLQNPQREIIFPSNNFVWGDLQEDFNALRQNYRDFKRIQSDTYQAAQGHTMQQQAEQLRALAALNERQKMLNEEEFANEQEHFLSDEKLFKEGIYSKFEYIASKNKHLKKQREREEFLKNTLDNNLKINELEAELRVFDQTFLERKRLYLDNIERSVHNIENSLRNWQQNYLITAPADGKLVFLKNLTENQHLNVSDTLFAVMPTKAQFVAMMDIPVHGMGKAEVGQKVIIKLDDYPYQEFGMLEGRVLSLAPSLNVRYYRVMVALPKALKSTYNQTFVCKSEMTGTAEIVTADLRLIERAFYGFRKLLM; encoded by the coding sequence ATGAAAAAGTACTCAGATAATCAGTTAGGCGAAGAAATGCTCAGTATTTTGAGCGAAACCCCCAGTTGGGTTATTCGCACGGGAGCGGGGGTGATGTCGGGAATTGTGCTATTGTTTTTTGTTGGTACGTGGGTCATTAAATACCCCGAAGTGTTGAAAGGAAACGCCATCGTCACCACGCAGGTGCCGCCCATTCGGGTGGTGGCACCGATGGGCGGACGCATGGTGCGGCTATTGGCCAAGGACGAAATGATGGTAAAAAAAGGAGATGTTTTGGCCGAAACTGAGAATACAACGCGGCTGGAAAATATCCCAACCATGCAGCAATTAATCAGCGATGCGCAGTCTTTTTTACAAAATCCCCAACGCGAAATTATTTTTCCAAGCAACAACTTTGTATGGGGAGATTTGCAGGAAGATTTTAACGCACTTCGCCAAAATTACCGAGATTTCAAACGCATTCAGTCAGATACCTATCAAGCAGCGCAGGGGCATACGATGCAACAACAAGCGGAGCAGCTTCGTGCGTTGGCGGCCCTCAACGAGCGTCAGAAAATGCTCAATGAAGAGGAGTTTGCCAATGAACAAGAACATTTTCTAAGTGACGAAAAGCTGTTTAAAGAAGGCATTTACAGTAAATTTGAGTACATCGCGAGCAAGAATAAACATTTAAAAAAGCAACGAGAGCGGGAAGAGTTTCTTAAAAATACGCTTGATAATAATTTAAAAATCAACGAATTGGAAGCGGAGTTGCGGGTGTTTGATCAGACTTTCTTGGAAAGAAAACGTCTTTATCTCGACAACATCGAACGCAGTGTTCATAACATTGAAAACAGCCTGCGCAACTGGCAACAAAATTATCTCATTACGGCTCCCGCTGACGGTAAGCTGGTGTTTTTGAAGAACTTGACCGAAAATCAGCACCTCAACGTTTCGGATACGCTCTTTGCTGTGATGCCTACCAAGGCGCAGTTTGTTGCCATGATGGACATCCCCGTTCACGGCATGGGAAAGGCCGAGGTGGGCCAAAAAGTCATCATCAAACTAGACGATTATCCCTATCAGGAATTTGGGATGCTGGAGGGACGGGTGCTGAGTCTGGCTCCTTCGTTGAATGTGCGCTATTACCGCGTCATGGTGGCGCTCCCCAAGGCACTCAAAAGCACCTACAACCAGACCTTTGTTTGTAAATCTGAAATGACAGGTACGGCAGAAATCGTAACGGCCGATCTTCGCCTGATTGAACGTGCCTTCTACGGTTTTCGGAAGTTATTGATGTAA